A genomic stretch from Chryseobacterium sp. SNU WT5 includes:
- the typA gene encoding translational GTPase TypA: MQNIRNIAIIAHVDHGKTTLVDKIIHATTIARENQADSGDLIMDNNDLERERGITILSKNISVQYKDYKINVIDTPGHADFGGEVERVLKMADGVLLLVDAFEGPMPQTRFVLHKALELGLKPIVVINKVDKPNCRPDEVHDKVFDLFFNLEATEEQLDFPTFYGSSKQGWFNTSLEVADDITPLLDGIIQYVPEPETFEGSLQMQITSLDFSSFLGRIAIGKIRRNSIKEGQTIGLAQEDGKVIRGKVKELYVFEGLGKKKVQEVKAGDICAIVGFDKFQIGDSFVDLENPEPLPRTAIDEPTLNMTFSINNSPFFGKDGKYVTSNHLKERLYKELEKNLALKVEPTEDANTFLVFGRGILHLSVLIETMRREGYEMTIGQPQVIIREIDGVKCEPYETMVVDVPDEYSSKVIDLATQRKGDLHIMETKGEMQHMEFEIPSRGLIGLRSQMLTATAGEAIMAHRFTDYKPFKGSIPGRSVGVLISKGQGPATEYSIAKLQDRGKFFVDPGEEIYEGMIIGEQNKPGDLVVNIVEAKQLNNMRASGKDKDGNIAPKQLFSLEECMEYIQGDEAIEVTPNFIRMRKKVLSENERKRIERGAKS; the protein is encoded by the coding sequence ATGCAAAACATTAGAAATATCGCAATTATTGCGCACGTTGACCACGGAAAAACGACTTTGGTTGACAAAATCATCCACGCAACCACTATTGCCCGTGAAAATCAGGCAGATTCAGGTGACCTGATCATGGACAATAATGATTTGGAACGTGAGAGAGGAATTACCATTTTATCGAAAAATATTTCGGTACAGTATAAAGATTACAAAATTAATGTAATCGATACTCCAGGTCACGCCGATTTCGGTGGTGAAGTAGAAAGAGTTTTAAAAATGGCCGATGGAGTTTTACTTTTAGTAGATGCTTTTGAAGGTCCAATGCCACAGACTCGTTTCGTATTACACAAAGCTTTAGAATTAGGTTTGAAGCCAATCGTAGTAATTAATAAAGTTGATAAACCAAACTGCCGTCCTGATGAAGTTCATGACAAGGTATTTGATTTATTCTTTAATCTTGAAGCGACAGAAGAGCAATTAGATTTCCCAACATTCTACGGTTCATCTAAACAAGGTTGGTTCAACACAAGTTTAGAGGTTGCTGATGATATTACTCCTTTATTAGATGGTATCATTCAATATGTTCCAGAACCGGAAACTTTCGAAGGAAGCTTGCAAATGCAGATCACTTCATTAGATTTCTCTTCTTTCTTAGGTAGAATTGCGATCGGAAAAATCAGAAGAAATTCTATTAAAGAAGGTCAAACAATTGGTTTAGCGCAGGAAGACGGTAAAGTAATCAGAGGAAAAGTAAAAGAATTATACGTTTTTGAAGGTTTAGGAAAGAAAAAAGTTCAGGAAGTGAAGGCCGGAGATATCTGTGCGATTGTAGGGTTTGATAAATTCCAGATCGGAGATTCATTCGTTGATCTTGAAAATCCAGAACCATTGCCAAGAACAGCTATTGACGAGCCTACTCTAAATATGACGTTCTCTATTAACAACTCTCCTTTCTTCGGAAAAGATGGTAAATATGTAACTTCAAATCACTTGAAAGAAAGGTTATATAAGGAGTTAGAGAAAAACTTAGCCTTAAAAGTTGAACCTACCGAAGATGCCAACACTTTCTTAGTATTTGGTAGAGGTATTCTTCACCTTTCTGTTTTGATCGAAACGATGAGAAGAGAAGGTTATGAAATGACAATTGGTCAGCCACAGGTGATCATCAGAGAAATTGATGGCGTTAAATGTGAGCCTTATGAAACAATGGTTGTTGATGTACCAGACGAATATTCTTCTAAAGTAATTGACTTAGCAACGCAGCGTAAAGGTGATTTGCATATCATGGAAACGAAAGGTGAAATGCAACACATGGAATTTGAAATTCCTTCAAGAGGATTGATCGGATTGCGTTCTCAAATGTTGACAGCAACTGCAGGTGAAGCTATTATGGCACACCGTTTCACTGACTATAAACCTTTCAAAGGTTCAATCCCAGGAAGATCAGTTGGGGTATTAATCAGCAAAGGTCAAGGACCGGCAACTGAATATTCTATCGCAAAATTACAAGACAGAGGTAAGTTCTTTGTTGATCCGGGTGAAGAAATTTACGAAGGAATGATCATTGGTGAGCAAAACAAACCAGGAGATTTAGTAGTGAATATCGTGGAAGCAAAACAGTTGAACAACATGCGTGCTTCTGGAAAAGATAAAGATGGTAACATCGCTCCAAAACAATTATTCTCTCTGGAAGAATGTATGGAATACATCCAAGGTGATGAAGCGATTGAAGTAACTCCGAACTTTATCAGAATGCGTAAAAAAGTACTTTCAGAAAACGAAAGAAAAAGAATTGAAAGAGGTGCGAAAAGCTAA
- a CDS encoding GLPGLI family protein, producing the protein MKKLIVLSLLTTIFLSAQNKRFTYEYSYIMYSTNMTGAQKELVVLDVSPNGSIFYSLNKFKSDSLQHAELQKMANSSSDIINVKETYKGKILYTISKSYPKFETFLHTKVGTDPYKVLDNRKPDWTISSEKQNIENFEVQKAVTNLFGRKWTAWFATDLPIPDGPYKFQGLPGLIVKIEDEKQTHSFILKGIGAYVDIHKLELEEKNNYFKEVTIDYPKYKKLYLEQLSDPTKSLRQLVSRSNVNVKIMGADGNEIKLSEVLRQRQLKSVEDRKKNNNPLELDLLK; encoded by the coding sequence ATGAAAAAACTAATTGTACTGTCGCTATTGACCACGATCTTTTTATCTGCTCAAAATAAGCGCTTTACCTACGAATACTCGTATATTATGTATTCTACCAATATGACCGGTGCACAGAAAGAATTGGTCGTTCTAGATGTAAGTCCTAATGGATCAATATTTTATAGTCTAAATAAATTTAAATCTGATTCACTGCAACATGCTGAACTCCAAAAAATGGCAAATTCTAGTTCAGATATTATCAATGTTAAAGAAACTTATAAAGGAAAAATACTTTACACCATATCTAAAAGCTATCCTAAATTTGAAACATTTTTGCATACAAAAGTTGGAACAGACCCATACAAAGTTCTTGATAATAGAAAACCCGACTGGACGATCAGTAGCGAAAAACAAAATATTGAGAATTTTGAAGTTCAGAAAGCCGTTACCAATTTATTTGGGAGAAAGTGGACTGCTTGGTTTGCGACGGACCTGCCAATTCCAGACGGTCCATATAAATTTCAAGGATTACCAGGGCTAATTGTAAAAATTGAAGATGAAAAGCAAACGCATTCGTTTATATTGAAAGGTATTGGCGCATATGTAGACATCCATAAATTAGAATTGGAGGAAAAAAACAATTACTTTAAAGAAGTGACCATTGACTATCCTAAATATAAAAAGTTATATCTGGAACAACTTTCTGATCCCACAAAATCATTGAGACAATTAGTAAGTAGAAGTAATGTTAATGTTAAAATAATGGGTGCAGATGGAAATGAAATCAAATTATCAGAAGTTTTAAGACAGAGACAATTAAAAAGTGTAGAAGACCGTAAGAAGAATAACAATCCTCTCGAACTCGATTTGCTGAAATAA
- a CDS encoding M56 family metallopeptidase: METLFLYFGKVVFTSAILFFYYKLFLKDKTFHHYNRFYLLAAVVISLLLPLLKVSYFTLEVNSDIYLLINRLQNLSLPNNLNDDFNYFKTGAFLTGLVAVFFLTKLMFGLVKIQLLKQKFNKENFEGINFYQTDLAEAPFSYFKNLFWKNSIEIQSDLGRQILRHEMVHIEQKHSWDKIFIEVTTSLFWFNPFFYLIKKEINLIHEYLADKKALKNSDTKAFAQMLLASHFSGKQFPATSPFLSSNLKKRLTMLKKSKTKFSYARRIFALPLLFILSFVYLINAKNKEIKNTNQEIEKLVSNLKSDTIQPYSKTENNVGINTDLHSIQSQIDEKQKVLKPLQESLTAKQKEAGKLTLEMNAKSKELQKLSKNKDFDNPKFKALEEQMNSLGTQIDAIFNTEDFKNKMKIVDKNYGELDQLYSKIDQYYNSNDFKLKMKAIELKAKEVERKFNSPEYQKKMKDAEVKIKAAEKKFNSPEYQKKMKVAEEKIKAAERNFNSPEFQKRMKETEIKMNEAEQKLKYSEFKQNIEGAEIIAIEPQKPETLLGREINIFIDGKISTNAEMQNLKPSSIKSMHVFKKGYQGKKTDEIQIKLQK, encoded by the coding sequence ATGGAAACCCTATTTTTATATTTCGGAAAAGTTGTTTTCACTTCAGCAATACTGTTTTTCTATTACAAGCTGTTTTTGAAAGATAAGACTTTTCATCATTACAACCGATTCTATTTGCTCGCGGCTGTCGTGATTAGTTTGCTATTGCCTTTACTGAAAGTAAGTTATTTTACACTTGAAGTAAACAGTGATATCTATTTATTAATTAATAGATTGCAAAACCTAAGTTTACCTAATAATTTAAATGATGATTTCAATTATTTTAAAACTGGTGCTTTTCTAACTGGACTGGTTGCTGTCTTTTTTCTAACGAAATTAATGTTCGGACTGGTTAAAATTCAGCTTTTAAAACAGAAATTTAACAAAGAAAACTTCGAAGGAATCAATTTTTATCAAACTGATTTGGCAGAAGCACCATTCTCCTATTTCAAAAATTTATTCTGGAAAAACTCTATTGAAATTCAGTCCGATTTGGGTCGTCAGATTTTAAGACATGAAATGGTTCACATTGAACAGAAACATTCCTGGGACAAAATTTTTATCGAAGTCACCACTTCCCTATTTTGGTTTAATCCTTTCTTTTATTTGATCAAAAAAGAAATCAATTTAATACACGAATATCTGGCTGATAAAAAAGCCTTAAAAAACTCGGACACGAAAGCATTTGCGCAGATGCTTTTGGCAAGTCACTTTTCCGGAAAACAGTTTCCTGCAACGAGTCCGTTCCTTAGTTCTAACCTCAAAAAAAGATTAACAATGCTTAAAAAATCAAAAACAAAATTCAGTTATGCGCGACGAATATTTGCGTTGCCTCTTTTATTTATTCTTTCATTCGTTTATTTAATTAATGCGAAAAACAAAGAAATAAAAAATACCAATCAGGAAATTGAAAAATTGGTTTCTAACCTGAAATCTGACACCATTCAACCTTATTCAAAAACAGAGAATAATGTAGGAATTAATACTGACCTCCATTCAATTCAAAGTCAGATTGATGAAAAACAGAAAGTATTGAAACCTTTGCAGGAAAGCCTAACTGCAAAGCAAAAAGAAGCTGGAAAACTGACTTTAGAAATGAATGCAAAAAGTAAAGAACTTCAGAAACTTAGTAAAAATAAAGATTTTGACAATCCAAAATTCAAAGCACTTGAAGAACAAATGAATTCCCTAGGTACTCAAATCGATGCAATTTTCAACACCGAAGATTTTAAAAATAAAATGAAAATCGTTGATAAAAATTATGGTGAATTAGATCAACTCTATTCAAAAATCGATCAATACTATAATTCGAATGATTTCAAATTAAAAATGAAAGCGATCGAATTGAAAGCAAAAGAAGTTGAACGGAAATTCAATTCTCCAGAATATCAGAAGAAAATGAAAGATGCAGAAGTAAAAATCAAAGCAGCCGAAAAGAAATTTAATTCTCCAGAATATCAGAAGAAAATGAAAGTTGCGGAAGAAAAAATAAAAGCCGCTGAAAGAAATTTTAATTCTCCGGAGTTTCAGAAGAGAATGAAAGAAACAGAAATAAAGATGAACGAAGCTGAGCAAAAGTTAAAATATTCAGAATTCAAACAGAATATAGAAGGCGCGGAAATCATTGCGATAGAGCCACAGAAACCGGAAACTTTATTAGGCAGAGAAATAAATATTTTTATTGATGGAAAAATATCGACCAATGCAGAAATGCAAAATTTAAAACCATCCAGTATTAAATCAATGCATGTCTTTAAAAAAGGGTACCAAGGAAAGAAGACGGATGAAATACAAATTAAGCTCCAAAAATAA
- a CDS encoding BlaI/MecI/CopY family transcriptional regulator: protein MKISQLTKAEEQVMQYLWDLEKAFLKDILEQFPEPKPHTNTVSTILKVLKEKDFVDYEVFGRQHQYSPLVSKEKYSGKSMKSLVKNYFEGSYTNAVSFLVEKNELSVEDLEMLLNELKNKD from the coding sequence ATGAAAATTTCTCAATTAACAAAAGCTGAAGAACAGGTAATGCAATATCTCTGGGATCTTGAAAAAGCGTTTCTTAAAGATATTCTTGAGCAATTTCCAGAACCGAAACCGCATACCAATACGGTCTCAACCATCCTCAAAGTTTTGAAAGAAAAAGATTTCGTTGATTACGAAGTTTTCGGGAGACAGCATCAATATTCCCCCCTGGTTTCTAAAGAAAAATACAGTGGAAAATCGATGAAAAGTTTAGTGAAAAATTACTTTGAAGGATCTTATACCAACGCTGTTTCCTTTCTGGTTGAAAAAAACGAACTCAGTGTTGAAGACTTGGAGATGTTACTAAATGAATTAAAAAATAAAGACTGA
- a CDS encoding ferritin, whose protein sequence is MNTKRLSAALEKALSEQMNVELYQSHVYLSYGIWASDEGYDGIGNFLFRHSLEERNHAIKFMEYILNRGGKPTVTALKAADKDPKNLKECFDRVFKHEVENTEKIYNLVNIAFEEKDWATWNFLQWFVKEQIEEETLAMDLIDKLKIAGGNEASDESLFNLDKYLGQAPDDAELARDATSEKP, encoded by the coding sequence ATGAACACTAAAAGACTATCAGCTGCGTTGGAAAAAGCGTTGAGCGAACAAATGAATGTAGAATTATACCAATCACATGTTTACTTATCGTATGGGATTTGGGCAAGTGATGAAGGTTATGATGGAATAGGAAATTTTTTATTTCGCCACTCTTTAGAGGAACGCAATCACGCCATAAAATTCATGGAATATATTTTAAATAGAGGTGGAAAACCAACCGTAACTGCTTTGAAAGCGGCTGATAAAGATCCTAAAAATTTAAAAGAATGTTTTGATCGGGTTTTTAAACATGAAGTTGAAAACACAGAGAAAATATACAATTTGGTCAATATCGCTTTTGAAGAAAAAGACTGGGCAACCTGGAATTTCTTGCAATGGTTTGTGAAAGAACAAATTGAAGAAGAAACGTTGGCGATGGATCTTATTGATAAATTAAAAATTGCGGGCGGAAATGAAGCAAGTGACGAATCGTTATTTAACTTAGATAAATACTTAGGACAAGCTCCCGACGACGCTGAACTGGCAAGAGACGCAACTTCTGAAAAACCATAA
- the ychF gene encoding redox-regulated ATPase YchF — protein MKCGIVGLPNVGKSTLFNCLSNAKAQSANYPFCTIEPNIGTVSVPDERLFELEKLVKPERVLPAVVEIVDIAGLVKGASKGEGLGNKFLANIRECEAIIHVLRCFENGNIVHVEGSVDPIRDKEIIDIELQLKDIETLSKSVEKAKKFIKSGKKDDVMTYETLLNLQKFVEEGNNAREFPMDDFAESIISEIQLLTNKPVLYVCNVDENSIKNGNEWIAKIEEMAARENAEVVVLAAQIEADINELETFEEREMFLDELGLTEPGVNRLIRKAYDLLKLQTYFTAGVKEVRAWTIGRGWTAPQAAGVIHTDFEKGFIRAEVIKYEDFLKFGSEAKVKEAGKLSVEGKEYIVQDGDMMNFRFNV, from the coding sequence ATGAAATGTGGAATCGTAGGTTTACCCAATGTAGGTAAATCAACCCTTTTTAACTGTTTAAGCAATGCCAAAGCGCAATCTGCCAACTATCCTTTCTGTACGATCGAACCAAACATTGGAACCGTTTCTGTACCGGACGAGCGTTTGTTTGAACTTGAAAAATTAGTGAAGCCTGAAAGAGTTTTGCCAGCAGTCGTAGAAATTGTTGATATTGCAGGTTTGGTAAAAGGTGCCAGTAAAGGAGAAGGTTTAGGAAATAAATTCTTGGCGAACATTAGAGAATGTGAAGCGATTATTCACGTTTTAAGATGTTTTGAAAATGGAAACATTGTTCACGTTGAAGGTTCTGTAGATCCCATTAGAGATAAAGAAATTATCGATATCGAACTTCAGTTAAAAGACATTGAAACCTTATCAAAGTCTGTTGAGAAAGCAAAAAAGTTCATTAAATCTGGTAAAAAAGATGATGTGATGACTTATGAAACGCTTCTTAATCTTCAGAAATTTGTAGAGGAAGGGAACAACGCGCGTGAGTTCCCTATGGATGATTTTGCTGAATCAATTATTTCGGAAATACAGTTACTCACTAACAAGCCAGTTCTTTACGTTTGTAATGTTGATGAAAATTCGATTAAAAACGGAAATGAATGGATTGCTAAGATCGAGGAAATGGCTGCCAGAGAAAATGCAGAAGTTGTAGTTTTAGCCGCTCAGATCGAAGCTGATATTAATGAGTTAGAAACTTTCGAAGAACGGGAAATGTTCTTAGATGAATTAGGACTAACTGAGCCGGGTGTAAACCGATTGATCAGAAAAGCCTACGATTTATTGAAATTGCAAACCTATTTCACTGCGGGAGTTAAAGAAGTTCGTGCCTGGACTATTGGTCGCGGCTGGACTGCACCACAAGCTGCAGGAGTTATTCACACTGATTTCGAAAAAGGATTTATTCGTGCGGAAGTAATTAAATATGAAGATTTCTTAAAATTTGGCTCTGAAGCTAAAGTGAAAGAAGCTGGTAAACTTTCCGTAGAAGGAAAAGAATATATTGTTCAGGATGGTGATATGATGAATTTCAGATTCAACGTATAA
- a CDS encoding NADPH-dependent FMN reductase gives MTKKVAIIIGSLRKESFNRKVAKEFMRVAPKGLELTIVEIGDLCMFSEDIENNPPQEWIDFKGKIVESDAILFISPEYNRTIPGVLKNAMEIGARPPKNNSWKGKPGAVVTVSSGAIGGLGANQTIRNAAVSLHIPMMQQPEAYIGGIKDRLLEDGITVNEKTEKFLKDFLEAFEKWINNLTD, from the coding sequence ATGACAAAGAAAGTAGCAATTATCATAGGAAGTTTAAGAAAAGAATCTTTCAATAGAAAAGTAGCAAAAGAATTCATGCGAGTTGCACCAAAAGGTTTAGAGCTGACTATTGTAGAAATTGGTGACTTGTGCATGTTCAGTGAAGATATAGAAAATAATCCACCGCAGGAGTGGATCGATTTTAAAGGGAAAATTGTAGAATCTGATGCAATACTTTTTATTTCGCCGGAGTATAACAGAACTATTCCAGGAGTTCTAAAAAATGCCATGGAAATTGGAGCCCGGCCTCCAAAGAACAATTCATGGAAAGGAAAACCTGGAGCAGTAGTTACGGTTTCCTCTGGTGCAATTGGCGGGTTAGGAGCAAACCAAACAATCAGAAATGCCGCCGTCTCACTTCACATTCCGATGATGCAACAACCGGAAGCATACATAGGCGGAATTAAAGATCGCTTATTGGAAGATGGGATTACCGTAAATGAGAAAACAGAAAAATTCCTGAAAGATTTTTTGGAGGCCTTTGAAAAATGGATTAATAATTTAACAGATTAG